GCAGCAGCCGAGCGCACGAGGTGGTCGGGGCCGACCTGGACGAGACCGACCGGCTGCTGCTCGCCCGCCTCGGCCGCGACGGCCGCGCCTCGTACGCCGAGATCGGCCTGCAGGTGAACCTCTCCGCCACCGCCGTGCGCCGGCGGATCGACCGGCTGCGGGCGCGCGGCGTGGTGCGGGGCTTCACCGTGGTGCTCGACCCGGCCGTCCTCGGCTGGCAGACCGAGGCCTTCGTCGAGGTCTACTGCCGCGAGCGCACCGCCCCCGAGGAGATCCTGGCCAGCCTGCGGCAGTTCCCCGAGGTCGTCGCCGCCTGGACGGTCACCGGCGATCCGGACGCCCTGGTCCACCTGAGAGCCGCCGACATGCGCCATCTGGAGGCCGTCATCGAGCGCATCCGGCGCGAGCCCGGAGTCCAGCGCAGCCGCTCCTCGGTGGTCCTCTCCCAGCTCATCGGCTGAACCCGGAAAGCGTACGCAGGAATCCTGCGCGCACCCGTCCGAAGACGCTCGAAACCTGCCTGACCAGCCGCGTTCCGACGCGCGGCGGAGTACTCCGGCTGCCTACGCTGATCACGTCCGGTCGTCGCGGTGAAGCCTCCCGCCGACCGGGCCGGATCCTCACCCCGACCCCACAGCCGAGAGGGACCAGCCGTGTCCGCATCCCCCGACCGCATGCACCGGCCCGACAACGAACTGGTCGACCTGGTTTTCGACTACATGCGGGAGCGGCTGCAGTACGACCCCGTACCGCTCGACCACCCCGGTGACGGCGAGCACCTGCGCGCCCAGCTGTCCGGCCTGCTGAACCAGGACGGCAACAACCCGGTCGACGTCCTCAAGCTCTACGACCACGAGCTGTCCCGGGCCGTCATCTCCGCCGACAGCCCGCGCTACCTGTCCTTCATCCCGTGCGCCCCGACCAAGGCCGCGCTGCTGTTCGACATGGTCGTCTCCTGCGCCTCGCTGCAGGGCATCTCCTGGCTGGAGGCGGCCGGCGCGATCGCCGCCGAGAACCAGGTGCTGCGCCTGATCGCCGACCGCGCGGGCCTGCCCGGGACGGCCGGCGGCTGCTTCGTCTCCGGCGGCTCGGCGGGCAACCTCTCCGCCCTGGTGGTCGCCCGCGACACCGCCCGCCGCCGCCTCGGCGTCGGCCCGGAGGCGCGACTGCGGATAGCCGTCGCCGACCAGGTCCACTCCTCGGTCAAGAACACCTTCAACATCATCGGCGTCGAGGCCTTCAAGGTCCCGACCGTCGACCGGCGGTTCACCGGCGAGGCGCTGCGCGCCGCGCTGGCCGCCGACCCGAACCCGGAGACGGTGATCGCCGTCGTCGGCACCGGCGGCACCACCAACGAGGGCATCGTCGACGACCTGGCCGGCCTGGCCGAGGTCGCCCG
The genomic region above belongs to Streptomyces sp. 1331.2 and contains:
- a CDS encoding Lrp/AsnC family transcriptional regulator, whose translation is MSSSRAHEVVGADLDETDRLLLARLGRDGRASYAEIGLQVNLSATAVRRRIDRLRARGVVRGFTVVLDPAVLGWQTEAFVEVYCRERTAPEEILASLRQFPEVVAAWTVTGDPDALVHLRAADMRHLEAVIERIRREPGVQRSRSSVVLSQLIG
- a CDS encoding pyridoxal phosphate-dependent decarboxylase family protein — encoded protein: MSASPDRMHRPDNELVDLVFDYMRERLQYDPVPLDHPGDGEHLRAQLSGLLNQDGNNPVDVLKLYDHELSRAVISADSPRYLSFIPCAPTKAALLFDMVVSCASLQGISWLEAAGAIAAENQVLRLIADRAGLPGTAGGCFVSGGSAGNLSALVVARDTARRRLGVGPEARLRIAVADQVHSSVKNTFNIIGVEAFKVPTVDRRFTGEALRAALAADPNPETVIAVVGTGGTTNEGIVDDLAGLAEVARERDLWFHVDGAYGGAGLFAPSVRERYNGIEHADSFVVDPHKWLFAPFDCAALIYRNPQLARAVHTQDASYLDVLHTEGDEWNPTDYAYHLTRRARGLPLWFSLAVHGVQAYTDAIEAGLTLARDTAQLIRETDYLELLFDPQLSAVCFKRKGWTNDDYYRWSQQLLADQIGFVTPTGWDGETVARFAFLHPGTTMEMVKEILDTMA